The following proteins are encoded in a genomic region of Alphaproteobacteria bacterium:
- a CDS encoding sigma-70 family RNA polymerase sigma factor has product MRRKPSIAVEAMSKPSAKADKDIPHSPDATAAYMRSLGNAAPLDRDQEVVCALRIEAARESVIERLLESPKGARGLQALYASVAGRKRPLAQMIESLSDPEAIEAIEASPEGQNPPKKPVDIKKWLATAGAIAAQLTKYETDLQAPDPGLNPEISQERTKLVALIFDMRPKDAHLQDIARRAASPAAANAVRELNAAKNHLIAANLRFVVSRAKQYIGRGVSFIDLVQEGNMGLMAATEKFDHRRGFKFISYASYWINQALLRAVDDQGAPVRIPGHQCEKIRKFRSVSTEINVRTGEEPTADSLAQRLDMTVEKINALRQKAGFRYTSLDAPVDGAEGGTALGNFIPDTRVDSFAELVGHEIKAEAERLLKTLPARDQEIMRMRYGIGGGTEHSCEDTGNKFELSRERIRQIEARSLKKFVRRGHHMRHLVDENAPLPRPRPRLVEAANPPSQPEAQAPKSSRQESPLPLRLPHPQAKSSQAESPQLETSPPSESAVHASPSPFRPPVKKQKSSKEPAWKRWW; this is encoded by the coding sequence ATGCGGCGCAAACCGTCCATAGCCGTGGAAGCCATGTCCAAACCTTCGGCAAAGGCTGATAAGGATATTCCGCATTCGCCGGATGCGACTGCCGCATATATGCGCAGCCTGGGCAACGCGGCGCCCCTGGACAGGGATCAGGAAGTCGTGTGCGCCCTGCGGATAGAGGCGGCGCGGGAAAGCGTCATCGAGAGATTGCTGGAGTCACCGAAAGGAGCCAGGGGGCTTCAGGCACTATATGCAAGCGTCGCCGGACGCAAGCGGCCCTTGGCGCAGATGATCGAATCTTTAAGCGATCCCGAAGCCATCGAGGCAATCGAAGCGAGTCCCGAGGGACAAAACCCGCCGAAGAAACCCGTCGATATCAAGAAATGGCTCGCAACCGCTGGCGCCATTGCCGCGCAATTGACGAAATATGAGACCGATCTTCAAGCTCCCGATCCCGGCCTCAATCCAGAAATCAGCCAAGAAAGAACAAAACTCGTTGCTCTGATATTCGATATGCGGCCAAAAGACGCGCATCTTCAGGACATAGCGAGACGCGCGGCTTCTCCAGCGGCTGCGAACGCGGTGCGGGAACTCAATGCCGCCAAAAATCACCTGATTGCCGCCAATCTGCGTTTTGTCGTTTCACGCGCGAAGCAATATATCGGGCGTGGCGTCTCCTTTATCGATCTCGTTCAGGAAGGCAATATGGGGCTGATGGCCGCTACGGAGAAATTCGATCATCGCCGCGGCTTCAAATTCATTTCTTATGCCAGCTATTGGATCAATCAGGCCCTGCTGAGGGCGGTCGACGATCAGGGCGCTCCCGTGCGCATTCCTGGCCATCAGTGCGAGAAAATCAGGAAATTTCGCAGCGTATCCACTGAAATTAATGTCAGAACCGGCGAGGAGCCGACGGCGGATTCGCTGGCGCAAAGATTGGACATGACTGTCGAAAAAATTAATGCCCTGCGGCAAAAGGCCGGATTCCGTTACACGAGCCTCGATGCGCCTGTCGATGGGGCGGAAGGGGGAACCGCGCTCGGAAACTTTATTCCGGATACGCGCGTTGATTCTTTCGCGGAACTTGTCGGTCACGAGATCAAGGCCGAGGCCGAACGGCTTTTAAAGACGCTGCCCGCGCGCGATCAAGAAATTATGCGCATGCGCTATGGAATCGGTGGCGGAACAGAACATTCTTGCGAAGATACGGGCAATAAATTCGAGCTTAGCAGGGAAAGAATTCGCCAGATCGAGGCAAGATCATTGAAAAAATTTGTCCGCCGGGGACATCATATGAGGCATTTAGTCGACGAAAACGCGCCTTTGCCGCGGCCGCGGCCACGCCTCGTCGAGGCCGCAAACCCGCCATCGCAGCCGGAAGCGCAGGCGCCGAAATCTTCGCGGCAGGAATCTCCCCTGCCGCTGCGGCTGCCGCACCCGCAGGCAAAATCTTCTCAGGCCGAATCGCCCCAACTCGAAACCTCGCCTCCATCCGAGTCCGCGGTTCATGCGTCGCCGTCGCCGTTCCGGCCTCCCGTCAAAAAACAAAAAAGCTCGAAGGAACCGGCATGGAAGCGGTGGTGGTGA
- the ybeY gene encoding rRNA maturation RNase YbeY, with product MIVIKKNSRARLSLEFVPLSPLWRGQKKLETALLPALPPIAASAKLPPGSYVIAVALTDDKHQAELNHQFRGIAKSTNVLSFPQFTKPELGRLKPDKEPIFLGDISLSYQYIVGEANREHKILINHKIHLVIHGILHILGYDHRTLRQTAAMEKLERDILAAMKIPDPYTPPCDSGGR from the coding sequence ATGATCGTCATCAAAAAGAATAGTCGCGCGCGCCTTTCGCTTGAATTCGTACCGCTGTCGCCACTGTGGCGGGGGCAGAAAAAGCTTGAGACCGCATTGCTTCCCGCCTTGCCGCCGATTGCCGCAAGCGCGAAGTTACCGCCCGGTTCCTATGTCATTGCCGTCGCCTTGACCGACGACAAGCATCAGGCGGAACTCAATCATCAGTTCCGCGGCATCGCTAAATCGACGAATGTTTTGTCTTTCCCGCAATTCACGAAACCCGAGTTAGGGCGGCTAAAGCCGGACAAAGAGCCGATTTTCCTCGGCGATATTTCACTTTCTTATCAATATATAGTGGGTGAGGCGAATAGAGAACACAAGATATTGATTAACCACAAAATCCATCTTGTGATTCATGGGATTTTGCATATTCTAGGCTATGATCATCGGACATTGCGGCAAACCGCCGCGATGGAAAAACTGGAGCGCGATATTCTAGCCGCCATGAAGATACCCGATCCCTACACACCGCCATGCGACAGCGGCGGCAGATAA
- a CDS encoding hemolysin family protein — protein sequence MMDQPTPRSAPSASVVLVDGEEPPSRLRQALVSLREKFAKRQPPPNLREAVEELIEEGSAADNMSPAERLLLANMLRLREQTVADCMKPRADIIAAEIDTSLADLARIMAESQHSRIPVYRETLDDVLGMVHMKDVMNCLAKGEDCKIKDLLRQVLFVPPSTAVIRLLLQMRTARHYMAMVVDEFGGIDGIVTIEDLVEEIVGEINDEHDEVARPQIIVRADGSMLIEARLPIEDFEQRVGKLLSEEERAEIDTVGGLVFLIAGRMPRVGESFTHSSGIRFDVLEVDHSRILRLRARNLPVRALPPQSAPLKRAGGAG from the coding sequence ATGATGGACCAACCTACGCCGAGAAGCGCTCCTTCAGCATCCGTCGTCCTTGTGGACGGAGAAGAGCCTCCAAGTCGATTGCGTCAGGCGCTGGTAAGCCTGCGCGAGAAATTCGCCAAAAGGCAGCCCCCACCCAACCTGCGCGAAGCTGTCGAGGAGCTTATCGAGGAAGGCAGCGCCGCGGATAATATGTCGCCCGCCGAACGGCTGCTGCTCGCCAACATGCTCCGCCTGCGCGAGCAAACAGTCGCCGATTGCATGAAGCCGCGGGCCGACATCATCGCCGCCGAGATCGACACCAGCCTTGCCGATCTTGCCCGCATCATGGCCGAGAGCCAGCACAGCCGCATCCCCGTTTATCGGGAGACGCTCGATGACGTGCTGGGCATGGTGCATATGAAGGACGTGATGAATTGCCTGGCCAAGGGCGAAGACTGCAAGATCAAAGACCTTTTGCGCCAGGTGCTGTTCGTGCCGCCCAGCACCGCCGTCATCCGCCTTCTTTTACAGATGCGAACCGCGCGCCATTACATGGCCATGGTGGTGGACGAGTTCGGCGGCATCGACGGCATCGTCACGATCGAAGACCTGGTCGAAGAAATCGTCGGCGAGATCAATGACGAACATGACGAAGTGGCGCGTCCCCAGATTATCGTTCGCGCCGACGGCTCGATGCTGATCGAGGCGCGTCTGCCGATCGAAGATTTCGAGCAGCGCGTCGGCAAGCTTCTCAGCGAAGAAGAGCGGGCGGAGATCGACACCGTGGGCGGGCTGGTCTTCCTGATCGCCGGAAGGATGCCGCGCGTGGGCGAAAGCTTTACCCATAGTTCCGGCATCCGCTTCGACGTGCTGGAAGTCGATCACAGCCGGATTCTGCGCCTGCGCGCGCGCAATCTGCCGGTGCGGGCCCTGCCGCCCCAATCCGCGCCGCTCAAGCGGGCCGGAGGGGCCGGCTAG
- a CDS encoding ABC transporter substrate-binding protein gives MLDKKSFTFFALAACLALTPLPACAAPKAAKAADKPAENAQTSADQFIQKLGDRAVSILADKATDQTTKEALFRDMMHETFDLKTIGRFVLGRNAWMGATIPQQEEYSSLFEKLVIQIYTDRFAFYSGEIFKVISSRPEGDRDFIVTSHVVRPASTQPIVVDWRVRSTEGHMGIIDVIVEGISMSVTQRQEYSAIVQRNDGKIDELLKLMHERLDNTAAQNKKDRSESWTTAQ, from the coding sequence ATGTTAGACAAAAAATCTTTTACCTTCTTCGCGCTCGCGGCATGTCTGGCTTTGACGCCGCTTCCGGCCTGCGCCGCGCCCAAGGCGGCGAAAGCGGCCGACAAGCCGGCGGAAAACGCGCAAACCAGCGCGGATCAATTTATCCAGAAACTCGGCGACCGCGCCGTATCGATTCTCGCCGACAAAGCTACCGATCAGACGACCAAGGAAGCTCTGTTCCGGGACATGATGCATGAGACGTTCGATCTCAAGACCATCGGCCGCTTCGTTCTCGGCCGGAACGCGTGGATGGGCGCGACGATCCCGCAGCAGGAGGAATATAGCTCCCTGTTCGAGAAACTGGTGATCCAGATATACACCGACCGTTTCGCGTTCTATTCAGGCGAAATCTTCAAGGTCATATCGAGCCGCCCCGAGGGCGATCGCGATTTTATCGTCACGAGTCATGTGGTGCGCCCGGCCAGCACGCAGCCCATCGTCGTCGATTGGCGCGTCCGCAGTACCGAAGGGCATATGGGAATTATCGACGTGATCGTCGAAGGTATCAGCATGAGCGTTACGCAGCGCCAGGAATACAGCGCCATCGTTCAGCGCAACGACGGCAAAATCGACGAATTGCTGAAATTGATGCATGAGCGGCTGGACAATACTGCCGCGCAAAACAAGAAGGATAGAAGCGAATCCTGGACGACCGCTCAGTAA
- the lnt gene encoding apolipoprotein N-acyltransferase, translating to MSLDFFFDSLDRAANGFARLRGWRRAGAAFAAGSLCCLGLAPIGFFPALWVGFPALVWLLGGTQKKRQAFAAGWCFAFGYFLFGLYWIAAAMFVDLARFGWMVPFTVAGLPAVLACYYGLAAAAWQWLRHRFAREENRLWDAVLLAWLFALTEYVRGFLFTGFPWNLFGSVWMGFLPVAQAASLLGLYGLTFLTLVAACLPAALAAAGRRRFALAANLAALGVFAALGLWGGARMQAPPAFLAEPYVRLVQPNIAQNMKWDSANRARNFDMLLELSAEPAARPVTHVIWPETAAAYFLEDDLPHRLQIAAALPEHAILLTGAPRQAIAANGERRFFNSLLAIDKSAAVIAAYDKFHLVPFGEYVPFRQFGPIAAAAAGLGEFFAGTGPRSLRVPGLPVSSPLICYEIIFPHEVSDHDDRPQLLINVTNDAWYGRTSGPYQHLDAARMRAIEEGTPILRAANTGISAVIDPYGRVIQQLALEEKGRIDTQLPLALEKATPYSHYGNLILIVLWLVTGVGICLSPFKNRQGRVPKS from the coding sequence ATGAGTTTGGATTTCTTTTTCGATTCTCTCGACCGCGCGGCAAATGGCTTCGCTCGGCTTCGGGGCTGGCGGCGGGCCGGCGCTGCTTTCGCGGCGGGGTCGTTGTGCTGTCTCGGGCTTGCGCCCATCGGATTCTTCCCCGCTCTGTGGGTTGGATTTCCGGCCCTGGTCTGGCTGCTCGGGGGAACGCAAAAGAAGCGCCAGGCCTTCGCGGCGGGATGGTGCTTCGCGTTCGGCTATTTTCTTTTCGGTCTGTACTGGATCGCGGCGGCGATGTTCGTCGATCTCGCGCGCTTCGGCTGGATGGTGCCTTTCACGGTCGCGGGCTTGCCTGCCGTGCTGGCCTGTTATTACGGGCTGGCGGCGGCGGCGTGGCAATGGCTGCGCCATCGTTTCGCGCGCGAGGAGAACCGGCTGTGGGACGCCGTTCTGCTCGCATGGCTGTTCGCGCTTACCGAATATGTCCGGGGATTTCTGTTCACCGGCTTTCCGTGGAATCTGTTCGGTTCCGTCTGGATGGGATTTTTGCCGGTGGCGCAGGCCGCGAGCCTGCTGGGCCTTTACGGATTGACTTTCCTGACGCTGGTCGCGGCATGCCTGCCCGCCGCGCTGGCGGCGGCAGGCAGGCGGCGTTTCGCGCTCGCGGCCAATCTGGCGGCGCTGGGCGTTTTCGCCGCGCTCGGCCTGTGGGGAGGCGCAAGAATGCAAGCGCCGCCCGCTTTTCTCGCGGAACCTTATGTCCGTCTGGTGCAGCCGAACATTGCCCAAAATATGAAATGGGATTCCGCAAACCGCGCGCGGAATTTCGACATGCTGCTGGAACTTTCCGCCGAGCCCGCGGCTCGGCCCGTCACCCATGTGATATGGCCGGAGACCGCCGCCGCTTATTTTCTCGAGGACGATCTGCCGCATCGCTTGCAGATCGCGGCCGCGCTGCCGGAACATGCCATCCTGCTGACCGGAGCGCCGCGCCAGGCTATCGCCGCCAACGGCGAGCGCCGCTTTTTCAATTCCCTGCTCGCGATCGATAAAAGCGCGGCGGTCATCGCGGCTTACGATAAATTTCATCTCGTGCCGTTCGGCGAATATGTGCCGTTCCGGCAGTTCGGCCCGATTGCGGCGGCGGCGGCGGGGCTTGGCGAATTCTTCGCCGGAACGGGGCCGCGCAGCCTGCGGGTACCGGGCTTGCCGGTTTCCAGTCCGCTCATCTGTTACGAGATCATCTTCCCTCATGAAGTTTCCGATCATGACGACCGGCCGCAGTTGCTTATCAATGTCACCAACGATGCCTGGTATGGCCGGACTTCCGGCCCCTATCAGCATCTTGATGCGGCGCGTATGCGAGCTATCGAAGAAGGCACGCCCATTTTACGCGCGGCCAATACTGGTATCTCCGCGGTAATCGATCCTTACGGACGCGTTATCCAGCAATTGGCGCTTGAAGAAAAAGGAAGAATAGATACGCAGTTGCCCTTGGCGTTGGAGAAGGCAACCCCATATAGTCACTATGGGAACCTTATCCTGATCGTTTTATGGCTAGTAACCGGAGTCGGCATATGTCTGTCGCCGTTCAAGAACCGGCAAGGCCGCGTTCCGAAATCTTAG
- a CDS encoding NUDIX hydrolase, with the protein MTAAAPNSDAKGRLLPDRPWAGVVAVVWREGKFLLTLRGNPPYEGIWGLPGGAIRLGETAFEAAVREVREETGILCRPYASFTTVDVIGPEGSPAPDHHFLLAAIAADWISGEIVPGDDAREARWVAAEELSNLPNVPGTPSS; encoded by the coding sequence ATGACCGCCGCTGCGCCTAATTCGGACGCGAAAGGACGCCTTCTGCCCGATCGGCCCTGGGCCGGGGTCGTGGCGGTTGTGTGGCGCGAAGGAAAATTCCTGCTCACGCTGCGAGGCAATCCGCCCTACGAAGGCATTTGGGGATTGCCGGGCGGCGCCATCCGGCTGGGCGAGACGGCGTTCGAGGCCGCTGTCAGGGAAGTGCGCGAAGAAACCGGCATCCTGTGCAGGCCCTATGCGAGCTTTACGACCGTGGACGTGATCGGGCCTGAAGGCTCGCCCGCGCCGGATCATCATTTTCTGCTGGCGGCGATCGCCGCCGACTGGATCAGCGGCGAGATCGTGCCCGGCGACGACGCCCGGGAGGCGCGATGGGTCGCGGCGGAAGAATTATCCAACCTGCCAAATGTTCCTGGCACGCCGAGCTCGTGA
- a CDS encoding helix-turn-helix transcriptional regulator — MQHKEATFDPVESKPDPIDIHVGQRLRQRRMLLGMSQEKLGDAVRLTFQQIQKYERGANRMGASRLFRIAQILSVPVSYFYGDMPAHIAADTNAQAQTGFAEGTGQSALLDEAATPNDLLQKRETLDLVRAFYKITDPKQRRKMLELIKAIAGGESEGA, encoded by the coding sequence GTGCAACACAAAGAAGCGACATTCGATCCCGTCGAAAGCAAGCCGGACCCGATCGATATTCATGTGGGTCAACGTCTTCGGCAAAGACGGATGCTGCTCGGCATGAGTCAGGAAAAACTGGGCGATGCGGTAAGGCTGACCTTCCAGCAAATCCAGAAATATGAGCGCGGCGCCAACCGGATGGGAGCCAGCCGGCTTTTCCGTATCGCGCAAATTCTCTCTGTGCCGGTTTCCTATTTTTATGGCGACATGCCCGCGCATATCGCGGCGGACACGAATGCCCAGGCGCAGACCGGTTTTGCCGAAGGCACAGGGCAGAGCGCGCTGCTGGACGAAGCGGCGACGCCGAACGATCTGCTGCAAAAACGGGAAACGCTGGACCTGGTTCGGGCCTTTTATAAAATCACCGATCCGAAGCAGCGGCGTAAAATGCTCGAACTCATCAAGGCTATTGCCGGAGGCGAGTCGGAGGGGGCGTAG